A genomic segment from Brevundimonas mediterranea encodes:
- the gcvPA gene encoding aminomethyl-transferring glycine dehydrogenase subunit GcvPA: MRYLPLTPDDRTAMLAAIGAKSIDDLFVDVPEAARLDGPVDLPRVAGEMEVERALSAMAAKNATAGAVPFFCGAGAYKHHVPATVDHVIQRSEFLTSYTPYQPEIAQGTLQYLYEFQTQVANLTGMPVANASLYDGSTAMAEGVLMATRVTRRNKAVISGGVHPHYVKATETVVHAVGVETQVLAAAVDAEAAVIDQIGPDTACVVVQTPNVFGTATDVTKIAEAAHAAGALLIVVVTEAVSMGLLKSPGEMGADIVAAEGQSIGNALNFGGPYVGLFATREKLIRQMPGRLTGETVDADGERGFVLTLSTREQHIRRDKATSNICTNSGLCTLAFTIHMSLLGETGLRKLALLNHEKAVATRDALAAIPGVEILPDRFFNEFAVRLPRNAAEVVSTLADHHVLAGVPYSRLAPDAGMDDVLLVAATETTLDVDIQILAKSLSKVLGA, encoded by the coding sequence ATGCGTTACCTCCCCCTGACGCCCGACGACCGCACGGCGATGCTCGCCGCCATCGGCGCGAAATCGATCGACGACCTTTTCGTGGACGTGCCCGAGGCGGCGCGGCTGGACGGGCCGGTGGACCTGCCCCGCGTGGCCGGCGAGATGGAGGTCGAGCGCGCCCTGTCCGCCATGGCGGCCAAGAACGCGACGGCCGGCGCGGTGCCCTTCTTCTGCGGCGCAGGGGCCTACAAGCACCACGTCCCGGCGACGGTGGATCACGTGATCCAGCGGTCCGAGTTCCTGACCAGCTACACCCCCTACCAGCCGGAAATCGCCCAGGGGACCCTGCAGTACCTGTACGAATTCCAGACCCAGGTCGCGAACCTGACCGGCATGCCGGTGGCCAACGCCAGCCTCTATGACGGCTCGACCGCCATGGCCGAGGGCGTGCTGATGGCGACCCGCGTGACCCGCCGCAACAAGGCGGTGATCTCGGGCGGCGTGCACCCCCACTACGTCAAGGCGACCGAAACCGTGGTCCACGCCGTCGGCGTCGAGACCCAGGTCCTGGCCGCCGCCGTCGACGCAGAGGCCGCCGTGATCGACCAGATCGGTCCCGACACGGCCTGCGTCGTGGTTCAGACCCCCAACGTCTTCGGCACGGCGACGGATGTGACCAAGATCGCCGAGGCCGCCCACGCCGCCGGCGCCCTGCTGATCGTCGTGGTCACCGAGGCGGTGTCGATGGGGCTGCTGAAGTCGCCCGGCGAGATGGGCGCCGACATCGTCGCGGCCGAGGGCCAGTCGATCGGCAACGCCCTGAACTTCGGCGGCCCCTACGTCGGCCTGTTCGCCACGCGAGAAAAGCTGATCCGCCAGATGCCCGGCCGTCTGACCGGCGAGACGGTGGACGCCGACGGCGAGCGCGGCTTCGTCCTGACCCTGTCGACGCGCGAACAGCATATCCGCCGGGACAAGGCGACGTCGAACATCTGCACCAATTCCGGCCTCTGCACCCTGGCCTTCACCATCCACATGAGCCTGCTGGGCGAGACGGGCCTGCGTAAACTGGCCCTGCTGAACCACGAGAAGGCCGTCGCCACCCGCGACGCCCTGGCGGCCATTCCGGGCGTCGAAATCCTCCCCGACCGCTTCTTCAACGAGTTCGCGGTGCGCCTGCCCAGGAACGCGGCCGAAGTCGTCTCGACCCTGGCCGATCACCATGTTCTGGCCGGCGTGCCCTACAGCCGTCTGGCCCCCGATGCGGGCATGGACGACGTCCTGCTGGTCGCCGCGACCGAGACCACGCTGGATGTGGACATCCAGATCCTCGCCAAGTCGCTCTCCAAAGTCCTCGGCGCGTAA
- a CDS encoding F0F1 ATP synthase subunit A has protein sequence MADPIHQFQIQKVIDLPDVTLPVLGTVDLAVTNSHIAMTAAFVVIVGFLAAVTSNAQVVPGRLQAAGEGVFGLIDNLADSIIGHEGRKYFPFVFTLFMLILGMNILGLFLTFTATSQLAITVTFALITFGLVLVVGFAKNGLGFFKLFWPMGAPLALRPVVGLIEFVSFLLRPVTLALRLFGNMLGGHVALKIFAGFVVSLGLLGLGGGVGLLAFPVAALSLGMVVALTALEFLVAFLQAFVFAVLACIYLNDVVNLDHAH, from the coding sequence ATGGCCGATCCGATTCATCAGTTTCAGATTCAGAAGGTCATCGATCTTCCTGACGTGACCCTGCCCGTTCTGGGTACGGTCGATTTGGCCGTGACCAATTCGCACATCGCCATGACGGCCGCCTTCGTCGTGATCGTCGGCTTCCTGGCCGCCGTGACCTCGAACGCCCAGGTCGTGCCCGGCCGATTGCAGGCCGCAGGCGAGGGCGTGTTCGGCCTGATCGACAATCTGGCCGATTCCATCATCGGTCATGAAGGCCGCAAGTATTTCCCGTTCGTCTTCACCCTGTTCATGCTGATCCTGGGCATGAACATCCTGGGTCTGTTCCTGACCTTCACGGCGACGTCGCAGCTGGCCATCACCGTCACCTTCGCCCTGATCACTTTCGGTCTGGTGCTGGTGGTCGGGTTCGCCAAGAACGGCCTGGGCTTCTTCAAGCTGTTCTGGCCGATGGGCGCGCCGCTGGCGCTGCGTCCGGTCGTCGGTCTGATCGAGTTCGTCTCCTTCCTGCTGCGTCCTGTCACCCTGGCGCTTCGTCTGTTCGGCAACATGCTGGGCGGCCACGTGGCGCTGAAGATCTTCGCCGGCTTCGTCGTCTCCCTGGGCCTGCTGGGTCTGGGCGGCGGCGTCGGCCTGCTGGCCTTCCCGGTCGCGGCCCTGTCGCTGGGCATGGTCGTCGCCCTGACCGCCCTGGAGTTTCTCGTGGCCTTCCTTCAGGCCTTCGTCTTCGCCGTTCTGGCCTGCATCTATCTGAATGATGTGGTCAACCTGGATCACGCCCACTAA
- the ispH gene encoding 4-hydroxy-3-methylbut-2-enyl diphosphate reductase, with amino-acid sequence MNMHVPAPSPERRPIAVRLATPRGFCAGVDRAIQIVERAIKKYGAPVYVRHEIVHNRHVVERLKSMGAIFVKELDECPDDRPVVFSAHGVPKSVPANAQARQLLFLDATCPLVSKVHVEAERHHDAGRHIILIGHAGHPEVIGTMGQLPPGAISLIETEADAESFERPGDAPLAYATQTTLSVDDTAGILKVLKRRFPELPDPHKEDICYATTNRQDAVKVLGEGCELVLVVGSKNSSNSARLVEVAMRAGARDARLVDDASQVDWSWFDGVQTVGVTAGASAPEPLIAALVDAIAERFDATVTEDGGARETVTFKLPRLLTT; translated from the coding sequence ATGAACATGCACGTCCCCGCCCCCTCGCCCGAACGCCGCCCCATCGCGGTGCGGCTGGCGACGCCGCGCGGTTTCTGCGCCGGGGTGGACCGGGCGATCCAGATCGTCGAGCGCGCGATCAAGAAATACGGCGCGCCCGTCTATGTGCGGCACGAGATCGTGCACAACCGCCATGTCGTCGAGCGGCTGAAGTCCATGGGCGCGATCTTCGTCAAGGAGCTGGACGAATGCCCGGACGACCGGCCGGTCGTCTTCTCGGCGCACGGCGTGCCCAAGTCGGTTCCCGCCAACGCCCAGGCGCGACAACTGCTGTTCCTCGACGCCACCTGCCCCCTGGTGTCCAAGGTCCATGTGGAGGCGGAGCGTCATCATGACGCGGGCCGCCATATCATCCTGATCGGCCACGCCGGCCATCCGGAAGTGATCGGCACCATGGGTCAACTGCCGCCGGGGGCCATCAGCCTGATCGAGACCGAGGCCGACGCCGAATCGTTCGAACGGCCCGGCGACGCCCCCCTGGCCTATGCGACCCAGACCACCCTGTCGGTCGACGACACGGCGGGCATATTGAAGGTGCTGAAGCGGCGCTTCCCCGAACTGCCCGACCCGCACAAGGAAGACATCTGCTACGCCACCACCAACCGCCAGGACGCGGTCAAGGTGCTGGGCGAAGGGTGCGAGCTGGTGCTGGTGGTCGGGTCCAAGAACTCGTCCAACTCGGCCCGGCTGGTCGAGGTGGCGATGCGCGCCGGCGCCCGTGACGCCCGGCTGGTCGACGACGCCTCCCAGGTGGACTGGAGCTGGTTCGACGGGGTCCAGACGGTGGGCGTCACCGCCGGCGCCTCGGCCCCCGAACCGCTGATCGCCGCCCTGGTGGACGCCATCGCGGAACGGTTCGACGCCACCGTCACCGAGGACGGGGGGGCGCGCGAGACCGTGACCTTCAAGCTGCCTCGGCTGCTGACGACCTGA
- a CDS encoding F0F1 ATP synthase subunit C: MDAEAAKYIGAGLATLGMIGSALGVGNIFGQFLAGALRNPSAAAGQVGNLFVGAALAEALGILAFVLGILMIFG, encoded by the coding sequence ATGGACGCTGAAGCCGCCAAGTACATCGGTGCCGGTCTCGCAACCCTGGGCATGATCGGTTCGGCCCTGGGCGTGGGCAACATCTTCGGTCAGTTCCTGGCCGGCGCCCTGCGCAACCCGTCGGCCGCCGCCGGCCAGGTCGGCAACCTGTTCGTGGGCGCCGCCCTCGCCGAAGCCCTGGGCATCCTGGCCTTCGTGCTCGGCATCCTGATGATCTTCGGCTGA
- a CDS encoding ATP synthase F0 subunit B', with protein MASTHTNHAVPASVEADLHAETATAAEHGSGGLPQFQFEHWAGQIGYLLILFVILYVLVSKVFAPRLRKVMDERADTISNAVATARQVQAEAADQAAQAQAEVAKARADARAMAAAAKARVTEDAAARQAAEEAVVNARIAEAETAIGKTRDAAMANVAVIASDAAAAMVERLTGKAATSGELATAKGAV; from the coding sequence ATGGCCAGCACCCACACCAATCATGCGGTTCCGGCTTCGGTCGAAGCGGACCTGCACGCCGAGACGGCGACCGCCGCCGAGCACGGCTCGGGCGGCCTGCCGCAATTCCAGTTCGAACACTGGGCGGGACAGATCGGCTATCTGCTGATCCTGTTCGTCATCCTGTATGTTCTGGTCTCCAAGGTCTTCGCGCCGCGCCTTCGCAAGGTGATGGACGAGCGGGCCGATACGATTTCCAACGCCGTCGCCACCGCGCGTCAGGTTCAGGCCGAGGCCGCCGACCAGGCAGCTCAAGCCCAGGCTGAAGTCGCCAAGGCCCGCGCCGACGCCCGCGCCATGGCCGCCGCCGCCAAGGCCCGCGTGACCGAAGACGCCGCCGCCCGCCAGGCTGCGGAAGAAGCCGTCGTCAACGCCCGCATCGCCGAGGCCGAGACCGCCATCGGCAAGACCCGCGACGCGGCCATGGCCAATGTCGCCGTGATCGCCTCCGACGCCGCCGCCGCCATGGTCGAGCGCCTGACCGGCAAGGCCGCCACCTCGGGCGAGCTGGCTACGGCCAAGGGAGCCGTCTGA
- the scpB gene encoding SMC-Scp complex subunit ScpB, translating to MSDLSFQPDDGEIERRVEALLFAAAGPLSAAEIAGRLPEGADVARALSGLRARYEGRGVELDCVADRWRFRTAADLAFMMTEEREEPRRLSKAALETLAIIAYHQPVTRAEIESVRGVTLSKGTLDLLLEMGFVRLRGRRRTPGRPVTYATADRFLEHFGLATLYDLPGVQEMKAAGLLDLSLPVGFELPDPGRGADVDEDSLTNENDAPEFAQDFVGEER from the coding sequence GTGAGCGACCTCTCCTTCCAACCCGACGATGGCGAGATCGAGCGCCGGGTCGAGGCGCTGTTGTTCGCCGCCGCCGGGCCGCTGAGCGCCGCCGAGATCGCCGGCCGTCTGCCCGAAGGCGCCGACGTCGCCCGCGCCCTGTCGGGTCTGCGCGCCCGATACGAGGGGCGGGGCGTGGAGCTGGACTGCGTCGCCGACCGCTGGCGGTTCCGCACGGCGGCGGATCTGGCCTTCATGATGACCGAGGAGCGAGAGGAGCCCCGCCGCCTGTCCAAGGCCGCGCTGGAGACCCTGGCCATCATCGCCTATCACCAGCCCGTCACCCGCGCCGAGATCGAGAGCGTGCGCGGCGTCACCCTGTCGAAGGGCACGCTGGACCTGCTGCTGGAGATGGGGTTCGTGCGTCTGCGCGGGCGCCGACGGACGCCGGGTCGGCCCGTCACCTACGCCACCGCAGATCGGTTCCTTGAACATTTCGGCCTGGCGACCCTGTACGACCTGCCGGGCGTGCAGGAAATGAAGGCGGCGGGCCTGCTGGACCTGTCGCTGCCCGTCGGCTTTGAACTGCCGGATCCCGGACGAGGCGCGGACGTCGACGAGGACAGTCTGACGAACGAAAACGACGCGCCGGAGTTCGCGCAGGACTTTGTCGGCGAGGAACGCTAG
- a CDS encoding SPOR domain-containing protein — MSFDDENRPGRGAYTPPTDDDLPFRRNSYDPRSGRNVGSGGGKAPPVTLIISAVVLLVLIIAVIFFYRSGMRASTDAPPAVGQPVGEMKTAPPVDAQPVDPADGVRVYRDEAETTDAPVTFTPPPEAPQPRPAAPPAAAPTGQGLPPAKAAPAATPAALAPRPAAPAPAAATPAPAAGAATGSASVQIGAFSSTEIADREYAAVAGRFGQYASGAQKRVTEVTSSSGSTLYRTTFSGLSRERAVAFCNALKAAGRDCIVR; from the coding sequence ATGTCTTTCGATGACGAAAACCGACCGGGCCGGGGCGCCTATACGCCCCCGACCGACGACGACCTGCCCTTCCGTCGCAACTCCTATGATCCGCGCAGCGGCCGCAATGTCGGCTCGGGCGGGGGCAAGGCGCCGCCGGTGACTTTGATCATCAGCGCGGTGGTCCTGCTGGTCCTGATCATCGCCGTGATCTTCTTCTATCGTTCGGGCATGCGCGCCTCGACCGACGCGCCGCCCGCCGTGGGCCAGCCCGTCGGCGAGATGAAGACCGCCCCGCCCGTGGACGCCCAGCCGGTGGATCCGGCCGACGGGGTGCGGGTCTATCGCGACGAGGCCGAGACGACCGACGCGCCCGTCACCTTCACCCCGCCGCCCGAGGCGCCCCAGCCGCGTCCGGCCGCGCCGCCCGCCGCCGCCCCGACCGGACAGGGCTTGCCGCCGGCCAAGGCCGCCCCGGCTGCAACCCCGGCCGCCCTTGCGCCCCGTCCGGCCGCCCCGGCCCCCGCAGCGGCGACGCCTGCGCCGGCCGCCGGCGCCGCCACGGGTTCCGCCTCGGTCCAGATCGGCGCCTTCTCCTCCACCGAGATCGCCGACCGCGAATACGCCGCCGTCGCCGGTCGCTTCGGCCAGTACGCCTCGGGCGCCCAGAAGCGGGTGACCGAAGTCACCTCGTCCAGCGGTTCAACCCTGTACCGCACCACCTTCTCGGGCCTGTCGCGCGAGCGGGCGGTCGCCTTCTGCAACGCCCTGAAGGCCGCTGGACGGGATTGCATCGTTCGGTGA
- the gcvPB gene encoding aminomethyl-transferring glycine dehydrogenase subunit GcvPB, whose amino-acid sequence MSTMNTVGRPTAPNAVTTKPATLTGGRGLLQNEALIFEGDGWGKTGVDLAEPKTDGSDLGDLVRKDPIGLPGLSEPEAMRHYVRLSQKNHAIDLAIYPLGSCTMKHNPRLNEKMARLPGFSDIHPLQPISTVQGALELMDTLAHWLKTLTGMPAVALSPKAGAHGELCGLMAIRAAHETSGQHEKRRKVLVPTSAHGTNPATAAFVGYTVVEVAQTEDGRVDVADLAAKLGDDVAAIMVTNPNTCGLFERDILEISRLTHAAGAYFYCDGANFNAIVGRVRPGDLGVDAMHINLHKTFSTPHGGGGPGAGPVVLSEALAPFAPAPWVVHDDNGYRLIEREEDEAEQAFGRLCAFQGQMGMYVRALSYMMSHGADGLRQVAEDAVLNANYIKARLSDLMSAAFPDGPCMHEALFDDAWLKGTDITTLDFAKAMIDEGFHPMTMYFPLVVHGAMLIEPTETESKAELDRFIHAMRLLAEAAKAGDVDRFKGAPFHAPLRRLDETRAARSPVLRWTAPAGSNQAA is encoded by the coding sequence ATGAGCACCATGAACACCGTCGGCCGTCCGACCGCTCCGAACGCCGTGACGACCAAGCCCGCCACCCTGACCGGCGGCCGCGGCCTGTTGCAGAACGAAGCCCTGATTTTCGAAGGCGACGGCTGGGGCAAGACCGGCGTCGATCTGGCCGAGCCCAAGACGGACGGCTCTGACCTGGGCGACCTGGTCCGCAAGGATCCGATCGGCCTGCCGGGCCTGTCCGAGCCAGAGGCCATGCGCCACTATGTGCGCCTGAGCCAGAAGAACCACGCCATCGACCTGGCCATCTATCCGCTGGGCTCGTGCACGATGAAGCACAACCCGCGCCTGAACGAGAAGATGGCCCGCCTGCCCGGCTTCTCGGACATCCACCCGCTACAGCCGATCTCGACGGTGCAGGGCGCGCTCGAGCTGATGGACACGCTGGCGCACTGGCTGAAGACCCTGACCGGCATGCCCGCCGTCGCCCTGTCGCCCAAGGCGGGCGCGCACGGCGAGCTGTGCGGCCTGATGGCCATCCGCGCCGCCCACGAGACCTCGGGCCAGCATGAGAAGCGCCGCAAGGTTCTGGTGCCCACCAGCGCCCACGGCACTAACCCGGCCACCGCCGCCTTCGTCGGCTACACCGTCGTCGAGGTCGCCCAGACTGAGGACGGCCGCGTGGACGTCGCCGACCTGGCCGCCAAGCTGGGCGACGACGTCGCCGCCATCATGGTGACCAACCCCAACACCTGCGGCCTGTTCGAGCGCGACATCCTGGAGATCAGCCGCCTGACGCACGCGGCCGGCGCATACTTCTATTGCGACGGCGCCAACTTCAACGCCATCGTCGGCCGGGTTCGTCCGGGCGATCTGGGCGTCGATGCGATGCACATCAACCTGCACAAGACCTTCTCGACGCCGCACGGCGGCGGCGGTCCGGGCGCGGGTCCGGTGGTCCTGTCGGAAGCCCTGGCGCCCTTCGCCCCGGCCCCCTGGGTCGTGCATGATGACAACGGCTATCGCCTGATCGAGCGCGAGGAAGACGAGGCCGAGCAGGCCTTTGGCCGCCTGTGCGCCTTCCAGGGCCAGATGGGCATGTATGTGCGCGCCCTGTCCTACATGATGTCGCATGGCGCCGACGGCCTGCGTCAGGTCGCCGAGGATGCAGTGCTGAACGCCAACTATATCAAGGCCCGGCTGTCGGACCTGATGTCGGCGGCCTTCCCCGATGGCCCCTGCATGCACGAGGCCCTGTTCGACGACGCATGGCTGAAGGGCACGGACATCACCACGCTCGACTTCGCCAAGGCGATGATCGACGAGGGCTTCCACCCGATGACCATGTATTTCCCGCTGGTCGTCCACGGCGCCATGCTGATCGAGCCGACGGAAACCGAGTCCAAGGCCGAACTGGATCGCTTCATCCACGCGATGCGCCTGTTGGCCGAGGCCGCGAAAGCCGGCGACGTCGATCGCTTCAAGGGCGCGCCCTTCCACGCCCCCTTGCGCCGCCTGGACGAAACCCGCGCCGCCCGCTCGCCGGTGCTGCGCTGGACCGCGCCGGCAGGGTCGAACCAGGCGGCGTAA
- a CDS encoding segregation and condensation protein A, with translation MTDAFQPNLDFSAAAEVEEREAFVVDLDGYEGPLHVLLALARTQKVDLLKLSITRLAEQYLAFVHEARRRNFALAADYLVMASWLAYLKSRLLLPRTEKDKGEEPPAEAMAAALAFRLQKLEAMRKAVDQLLARPQLKRDVFTRGDPQATVIVPSDRIDASLYDLMSAYVTQRRREEGRRYSPGQRVEAFPLEAARDWLREIMPRLADWTPLDQVAPHPEDPDGPSQASYTASTLSASLELVKEGAMDIRQTAPFADLYLKRRGGGHPLELTP, from the coding sequence ATGACCGACGCCTTTCAGCCCAATCTTGATTTCAGCGCCGCCGCCGAGGTCGAGGAGCGCGAGGCCTTCGTCGTCGATCTGGACGGCTACGAGGGGCCGCTGCACGTTCTGCTGGCCCTGGCGCGGACTCAGAAGGTTGATCTGCTGAAACTGTCGATCACCCGGCTGGCGGAACAATATCTGGCCTTCGTGCACGAAGCGCGGCGCAGGAATTTCGCCCTGGCGGCGGACTATCTCGTGATGGCGTCCTGGCTGGCCTATCTGAAGTCTCGCCTGCTGTTGCCGCGCACCGAAAAGGACAAGGGCGAGGAGCCGCCGGCCGAGGCCATGGCCGCCGCCCTGGCCTTCCGGCTGCAAAAGCTGGAGGCCATGCGCAAGGCGGTGGACCAGCTTTTGGCGCGGCCCCAGCTGAAGCGCGACGTCTTCACCCGCGGCGATCCCCAGGCGACGGTGATCGTCCCCTCCGACCGGATCGACGCCAGCCTGTATGACCTGATGAGCGCCTATGTGACACAGCGCCGCCGCGAGGAGGGGCGGCGCTATTCGCCCGGCCAGCGGGTCGAGGCCTTTCCGCTGGAGGCGGCGCGCGACTGGCTGCGCGAGATCATGCCGCGCCTGGCCGACTGGACCCCGCTGGACCAGGTGGCGCCCCATCCCGAAGACCCGGACGGCCCCAGCCAGGCCAGCTATACCGCCTCGACCCTGTCGGCCAGTCTGGAGCTGGTGAAGGAGGGGGCCATGGACATCCGCCAGACGGCGCCCTTCGCGGATCTGTATCTGAAACGCCGGGGAGGCGGACATCCGCTGGAGCTGACGCCGTGA
- a CDS encoding F0F1 ATP synthase subunit B, with protein MNLIFEHGIWSFANAEIWVGIGLLIFFGILIAAGVPKIAAAQLDAKGAKIQADLDEAARLRAEAEALLAQIRKEKAEAEAQAAEMMAQAEADARRLEVESKAKLEETLARRQKMAETRIAQAEAQASAEVKAAAADLAAKAAEQILAARLAGGAKDPLLDAAIAQIGDRLN; from the coding sequence ATGAACCTGATCTTCGAACACGGCATCTGGAGCTTCGCCAATGCGGAGATTTGGGTCGGGATCGGCCTGCTGATCTTCTTCGGCATCCTGATCGCCGCCGGCGTGCCCAAGATCGCCGCCGCCCAACTGGACGCCAAGGGCGCCAAGATCCAGGCCGACCTGGACGAGGCCGCCCGTCTGCGCGCCGAGGCCGAGGCCCTGCTGGCCCAGATCCGCAAGGAAAAGGCCGAGGCCGAGGCTCAGGCCGCCGAGATGATGGCCCAGGCGGAAGCCGACGCCCGTCGTCTGGAAGTCGAATCCAAGGCCAAGCTGGAAGAGACCCTGGCCCGTCGCCAGAAGATGGCCGAGACCCGCATCGCCCAGGCGGAGGCCCAGGCCTCGGCCGAGGTCAAGGCGGCCGCCGCCGACCTGGCCGCCAAGGCCGCGGAACAGATCCTGGCCGCCCGCCTCGCCGGCGGCGCCAAGGACCCGCTGCTGGACGCCGCCATCGCCCAGATCGGCGATCGCCTGAACTGA
- a CDS encoding AtpZ/AtpI family protein: protein MSESREEAIKRLQDSASALEARTTVEKSAELTGHQVSGQAYKIIAELLGGVFVGLAAGFIADWVFGTRPWGLIGGVLLGFALSIYMARRTANRLMAQAKALGTSAPADPYVEADEDGER from the coding sequence ATGTCGGAATCGCGCGAAGAGGCGATCAAACGCCTCCAAGACAGCGCATCCGCATTGGAGGCGCGGACCACGGTGGAGAAATCCGCCGAGCTGACCGGCCATCAGGTGTCGGGTCAGGCCTACAAGATCATCGCCGAGCTTCTCGGCGGCGTCTTCGTGGGTCTTGCGGCGGGTTTCATCGCGGACTGGGTCTTCGGGACCCGTCCGTGGGGTTTGATCGGCGGGGTCCTGTTGGGCTTCGCCTTGTCGATTTACATGGCGCGTCGCACAGCCAACCGGCTGATGGCGCAGGCCAAGGCGTTAGGTACGTCGGCTCCGGCCGATCCTTATGTCGAGGCCGACGAAGACGGGGAACGATAG
- a CDS encoding DUF6789 family protein produces MMSRVQKGMIAGVAATVAVSLLEIPNLFLNWFDPFQGVIATMIGMPGNMAVGWAIHAFSGVFILGPLFGLMCPRLPTDTPETKGIVFAVGAWVVMMGAILMLGDYRTFSAAAGFGTIGWLLITHAVFGIVLGNVYARLVTREKRQAAHFMGGATAH; encoded by the coding sequence ATGATGTCACGCGTACAAAAGGGCATGATCGCGGGCGTCGCCGCGACCGTCGCCGTTTCCTTGCTTGAAATACCCAACCTGTTCCTGAACTGGTTCGACCCGTTCCAGGGGGTCATCGCCACCATGATCGGCATGCCTGGAAACATGGCCGTCGGCTGGGCGATCCACGCCTTCAGCGGCGTCTTCATCCTGGGGCCGTTGTTCGGTCTGATGTGTCCCCGCCTGCCCACCGACACCCCCGAGACCAAGGGCATCGTCTTCGCCGTCGGCGCCTGGGTGGTGATGATGGGGGCCATCCTGATGCTGGGCGATTACCGGACCTTCTCGGCCGCCGCCGGCTTCGGCACCATCGGCTGGCTGCTGATCACCCATGCGGTGTTCGGCATCGTGCTGGGCAATGTCTACGCCCGACTGGTGACACGCGAGAAGCGCCAGGCGGCCCATTTCATGGGCGGCGCCACCGCCCACTGA
- the nagZ gene encoding beta-N-acetylhexosaminidase: MTSAAIYGCSGHRLTEEERAFFAEARPWGFILFRRNIDTPEQVRALTDELRAAIGDADAPILIDQEGGRVQRMGPPHWAKYPPGNAYLKASNDPMDARELVRLGARLMAHDLREVGINVDLLPVLDVPVPGSHDIVGDRAYGQDPATVALLGRAAAEGLLAGGVLPCIKHMPGHGRAFADSHKDLPTVHADFDTLDAWDFAPFKALSDMPWAMTAHIVFTAVDKKRPATQSKKAVRMMREHLGFSGLIMTDDLSMQALSGSLGERAHQSLKAGCDIVLHCNGDMAEMQAVAEATGKLKGKAKARAEAAMARIVRSPEPLDPVAGHKRFFRAMAGKMDAAKGPDVGEAQA; encoded by the coding sequence GTGACCTCCGCCGCCATCTACGGCTGTTCGGGCCACCGGCTGACGGAGGAGGAACGCGCCTTCTTCGCCGAGGCGCGGCCCTGGGGCTTCATCCTGTTCCGGCGCAATATCGACACGCCGGAACAGGTGCGGGCCCTGACCGACGAACTGCGGGCCGCCATCGGCGACGCCGACGCCCCCATCCTGATCGATCAGGAAGGCGGCCGGGTTCAGCGGATGGGGCCGCCGCACTGGGCCAAATACCCGCCGGGCAATGCCTATCTGAAGGCGTCGAACGACCCGATGGACGCGCGCGAGTTGGTCCGCCTGGGCGCGCGGCTGATGGCGCACGATCTGCGCGAGGTCGGGATCAACGTCGATCTGCTGCCGGTGCTGGACGTGCCGGTGCCCGGGTCCCACGATATCGTCGGCGACCGCGCCTATGGCCAGGACCCGGCGACGGTCGCCCTGCTGGGCCGGGCGGCGGCGGAGGGCCTGCTGGCCGGGGGGGTGCTGCCCTGTATCAAACATATGCCGGGCCACGGCCGGGCCTTCGCCGACAGTCACAAAGACCTGCCGACGGTCCATGCTGATTTCGACACCCTGGACGCCTGGGACTTCGCGCCGTTCAAGGCGTTGTCCGACATGCCCTGGGCGATGACGGCCCATATCGTCTTCACCGCCGTCGACAAGAAGCGCCCGGCGACCCAGTCGAAGAAGGCCGTGCGGATGATGCGCGAGCATCTGGGCTTTTCCGGCCTGATCATGACCGACGACCTGTCGATGCAGGCGCTGAGCGGATCCCTGGGCGAGCGGGCGCATCAATCCTTGAAGGCGGGCTGCGACATCGTACTTCACTGCAACGGCGACATGGCCGAGATGCAGGCCGTGGCCGAGGCGACGGGCAAGCTGAAGGGCAAGGCGAAGGCCAGGGCCGAGGCGGCTATGGCGCGGATCGTCCGCAGTCCCGAACCCCTTGATCCTGTCGCGGGGCATAAACGCTTCTTCCGGGCGATGGCGGGCAAGATGGACGCGGCCAAGGGGCCGGACGTGGGCGAGGCGCAGGCATGA